The Candidatus Amarolinea dominans genome has a segment encoding these proteins:
- a CDS encoding CAP domain-containing protein yields the protein MQSPRLYLPLLRRAGGGGPTPTPTRTPTATPTTTSNDFVRRVIELSNAARSQNGLPPLQTQTNLGNASAWFAGDMAAYNYISANHIDRLGRDMTTRLVGFGYSPHYTIAENIAWGQDSAEAVVNAWLNSPPHRANLLNPLVCEIGVGYGYNAASTYKHYWAQDFGCRSGAATATVTPTAAASSTPTRTPTATRTPTRTPTASAGTPTATPTASAGTPTSTPTATRTRTPTVTPTRTPTASAGTPTNTPTATRTRTPTATPTATASANGIYGRVTSHGAAAGGLRLDLRRWNGDDWSTQAATITAANGNYLFVGAPALTADEFYAVRYLNTPDDPNPGEGYLWSWWGNRLAAYTAGATAWGGDFDVADVALVSPEDGAEITLPAQFCWTPRGVATDTYRLALYNWLTGETATTAFLGNVACVNLTGIPAGWPSGEVYMWWVEVGQGPDPNATPYNVGASQGDRLVTINHSGLAGRGAIPTPSWWPASVASAGRP from the coding sequence ATGCAGTCGCCACGCCTGTATCTGCCGCTGTTGCGGCGTGCGGGCGGGGGCGGCCCCACGCCAACGCCCACGCGCACTCCCACGGCCACGCCAACCACGACCAGCAACGATTTTGTGCGCCGGGTCATCGAGCTGAGTAACGCCGCGCGCAGCCAAAACGGCCTGCCGCCGCTGCAAACACAGACCAACCTGGGCAATGCGTCCGCCTGGTTCGCCGGGGACATGGCGGCGTATAACTACATCAGCGCCAACCACATTGATCGCCTGGGCCGTGACATGACCACGAGATTGGTCGGCTTCGGTTACTCGCCGCACTACACGATTGCTGAGAATATCGCCTGGGGGCAGGACTCAGCCGAAGCAGTGGTGAATGCCTGGCTGAACAGCCCGCCCCATCGCGCCAATCTCCTCAATCCCCTGGTCTGCGAGATTGGCGTCGGCTACGGCTACAACGCAGCAAGCACTTACAAACATTACTGGGCGCAGGACTTCGGCTGCCGTTCTGGCGCGGCCACCGCGACCGTCACGCCGACCGCCGCCGCTTCCAGCACGCCCACGCGCACACCGACCGCGACGCGTACCCCGACGCGCACGCCCACCGCGTCCGCAGGCACACCGACCGCCACGCCCACCGCGTCCGCAGGCACGCCGACCAGCACACCGACCGCCACGCGCACCCGCACGCCGACCGTCACGCCCACGCGCACGCCCACCGCGTCCGCGGGCACGCCGACCAACACACCGACCGCCACGCGTACGCGCACGCCCACCGCTACCCCCACAGCCACAGCGTCTGCCAATGGCATCTACGGTCGGGTCACCTCGCACGGCGCGGCCGCGGGCGGTTTACGGCTGGACCTCCGGCGCTGGAACGGCGATGATTGGAGCACACAGGCCGCGACGATAACGGCCGCAAACGGCAATTATCTCTTCGTCGGCGCGCCGGCGCTGACCGCGGACGAGTTCTACGCGGTGCGCTATCTGAACACCCCCGACGACCCCAACCCTGGCGAGGGGTATCTGTGGAGCTGGTGGGGCAACCGGCTGGCCGCCTACACCGCAGGCGCGACGGCCTGGGGCGGAGACTTCGACGTGGCCGATGTCGCACTGGTCTCGCCAGAGGATGGGGCCGAGATCACGCTGCCGGCGCAGTTCTGCTGGACCCCGCGCGGCGTAGCCACCGACACCTACCGGCTGGCGCTCTACAACTGGCTGACCGGCGAAACCGCCACGACGGCCTTCCTGGGCAACGTGGCTTGCGTCAACCTGACGGGCATTCCCGCCGGCTGGCCGTCAGGCGAAGTCTACATGTGGTGGGTTGAAGTGGGGCAAGGCCCGGACCCGAATGCGACGCCGTACAACGTCGGCGCCTCGCAGGGCGACCGCCTGGTGACCATCAACCACAGCGGGCTGGCGGGCCGCGGGGCCATTCCGACGCCGTCCTGGTGGCCGGCGTCGGTGGCGAGCGCCGGGCGACCCTAA
- a CDS encoding two pore domain potassium channel family protein, whose product MALTPEQEQALTDLLRRLPAASASTPTPAPDLLQTWLGVSGADLGATLQSLQARKTHVEARLLDWVAKNPFDAAVQFLGAAAWAFYRAEQHANPRIATYTDAFYYIATCASVGYADIFAVTQTGRAIAALVMIIGPALTNRLLDQPRRD is encoded by the coding sequence ATGGCGCTGACCCCAGAACAAGAGCAAGCGCTGACCGATTTACTGCGCCGGCTGCCGGCAGCATCCGCCAGCACGCCAACGCCGGCGCCTGATCTGTTGCAGACGTGGCTGGGCGTTTCGGGCGCTGATCTCGGAGCCACCTTGCAGTCTCTGCAGGCGCGCAAGACGCATGTCGAGGCGCGGCTCTTGGACTGGGTCGCGAAAAACCCGTTCGATGCAGCCGTGCAATTCCTCGGAGCGGCCGCGTGGGCCTTTTATCGCGCCGAACAACACGCCAACCCTAGAATCGCCACCTACACCGATGCCTTCTATTACATCGCCACCTGCGCCTCGGTGGGCTACGCCGACATCTTCGCGGTGACTCAGACCGGCCGGGCCATCGCCGCGCTGGTCATGATCATCGGCCCCGCGCTGACCAACCGCCTGCTCGACCAGCCGCGGCGCGATTGA
- a CDS encoding acetyltransferase translates to MTTGDSALAVVLSEARLQAGLAAYERARADGLCHEGAWECALEAMQAPAAET, encoded by the coding sequence TTGACAACGGGTGACAGCGCGCTGGCTGTCGTCTTGAGCGAGGCGCGCTTGCAGGCGGGGTTGGCGGCCTACGAACGCGCTCGAGCCGATGGCCTGTGCCATGAAGGCGCCTGGGAATGCGCGCTGGAGGCCATGCAGGCTCCTGCCGCTGAGACCTGA
- a CDS encoding DUF1449 family protein codes for MLRDLLAFAFAWYNLPFTVLFAMGILLAGLQLTGLGAGDDAHGDADHDADVDQGADLDHDAGLDHDVHLDHDAGLDHDAHLDHGADLDHAADGGHAAEHESGAGASGSFSLLAFLGAGKAPLLVVLLILFESVALLGWLLNGLLAGATGVYPGPALFAVLPTALVIGSLVTARMARWVGHALPPISTTASRAQSLVGTHGTVISPFVDDQYGMVHLRDAGNTLITIFAVVQGEAAIKRGSEVILLTYDPVHRRYIVTLAQPPLRDAGR; via the coding sequence ATGCTGCGTGATCTTCTCGCTTTTGCCTTTGCCTGGTATAACCTGCCTTTCACGGTGCTGTTCGCCATGGGGATTCTGCTCGCCGGCCTGCAGTTGACCGGGCTGGGCGCGGGCGATGACGCGCACGGGGATGCAGACCACGACGCGGACGTCGATCAGGGCGCGGACCTCGATCACGATGCCGGCCTGGACCATGACGTTCATCTCGATCATGATGCCGGGCTGGATCACGACGCTCACCTCGATCATGGCGCAGACCTCGATCACGCGGCGGATGGCGGCCACGCGGCCGAGCATGAGAGCGGCGCCGGCGCGTCCGGCAGTTTTTCGCTGCTGGCTTTCCTGGGCGCGGGTAAGGCGCCGCTGCTGGTGGTCTTACTGATCCTGTTCGAATCGGTGGCCCTGCTGGGTTGGCTGTTGAACGGCCTGCTGGCTGGCGCCACCGGGGTGTACCCCGGCCCCGCGCTGTTCGCGGTGCTGCCGACCGCGCTGGTCATAGGCAGCCTGGTGACCGCACGCATGGCGCGCTGGGTGGGCCACGCGCTGCCGCCCATCAGCACCACGGCCAGTCGCGCGCAGAGTCTGGTGGGTACCCACGGCACGGTCATCAGCCCGTTCGTGGACGACCAGTATGGCATGGTCCATCTGCGCGACGCGGGCAACACGTTGATCACCATTTTCGCGGTCGTGCAGGGCGAAGCAGCCATCAAGCGCGGCTCTGAGGTGATCCTGTTGACTTACGACCCGGTTCACCGCCGCTACATCGTCACGCTGGCGCAACCCCCGCTGCGCGACGCGGGTCGCTGA
- a CDS encoding right-handed parallel beta-helix repeat-containing protein encodes MNTMIRYMPLRYTLLRLAARAGHIAFTLAISLMLTFTAGSQSAAEGPRRTAPIPAPAGLQTTFVVRGASAPASKKTAPGAVVVSSSAPLAYASTWADGVRAATVVGGIPATARLLSALQSTQPAAAQSAAPQGYIVRNANPDGPDSLYAAIYLANANPGHDDITFAIDPPGPHTIFMQGPGLPVITDPVTIDATTQPGWNGAPVIELDGTPSYQANGLEIRAGSTTVKGLAINRFQVGIFILDGGGSIITGNYIGVGLSGTQAKGNALSGIEIRGSPNNRVEGNVISANHTGVFINGATTGNRIYGNYVGTNKTGDQALGNSPGAGVSIQAANENYVGGAAEGQGNLISGNTNGVLLYNGTAGVSIQNNGIGLTSSGLAALPNTSYGIVFQGANGNDIGGDTEEEGNVVSGNGNVGIYLYAGANGNRIQGNRVGLQWGAGLLGNGSAGIAIANSFDNQVGGTADGAENVIAGNAGSGVHISGTSAGNHVLGNLIGAVPFAHPDPGNAGHGVEINGARENTIGGTTAAEGNVISGNKLDGVWIGNGARDNRVQGNFIGLTGAGGALGNYLHGIEVADAGVNFIGGRSATPGAARQRDCGQRQRRGRQWGRHCSTRDHDRRRNQGQPDWHEQRGERQPGQPQRGRRAGWFRHSLQPGRRRGSRVAQRDCGQRSQRCAAERSRGQQPHLRQLHRPGRGWHDGGAQRPARRLARERVQQLHRRAGQPRRQRARQRHRGQRRWQPGQRRGRVRQRRLDAEQNRRQRHRRGRHRHAGAAQPAQRRDFGRRGHAHQPGGAGCG; translated from the coding sequence ATGAACACGATGATAAGATACATGCCGCTGCGATACACCTTGCTGCGCCTGGCTGCCCGCGCCGGGCACATTGCCTTTACTCTGGCGATCTCCCTCATGTTGACATTCACCGCAGGTTCGCAGTCTGCGGCGGAAGGGCCGCGTCGAACCGCACCCATCCCGGCTCCCGCTGGCCTGCAGACGACCTTCGTCGTCCGCGGCGCTTCAGCGCCGGCGTCGAAGAAGACCGCGCCCGGCGCGGTTGTCGTCTCCTCGTCGGCGCCCCTCGCCTACGCCTCAACCTGGGCCGATGGCGTTCGGGCCGCGACGGTCGTTGGCGGCATTCCCGCGACCGCGCGCCTGCTCTCGGCGCTTCAATCAACGCAGCCAGCGGCCGCCCAATCTGCCGCGCCCCAGGGCTACATCGTGCGCAACGCCAACCCCGACGGGCCAGACTCGCTCTACGCCGCCATTTATCTTGCCAACGCCAACCCCGGCCACGACGACATCACCTTTGCCATTGATCCGCCTGGGCCGCACACGATTTTCATGCAGGGGCCGGGGCTGCCGGTCATCACCGATCCGGTGACCATTGACGCGACCACGCAGCCCGGCTGGAACGGCGCCCCGGTCATCGAGCTGGACGGCACCCCGTCCTACCAGGCCAATGGGCTTGAGATCCGGGCAGGTTCCACCACGGTGAAGGGGCTGGCGATCAACCGCTTCCAGGTTGGAATCTTCATTCTGGACGGCGGCGGCAGCATCATTACCGGCAACTATATCGGCGTTGGTCTGAGCGGCACGCAAGCGAAGGGCAACGCGCTTTCGGGCATCGAGATTCGCGGCTCCCCCAACAACCGCGTAGAGGGGAATGTCATCAGCGCCAACCATACCGGCGTGTTCATCAACGGCGCGACGACCGGCAACCGGATCTATGGCAACTACGTGGGGACGAACAAGACGGGCGACCAGGCGCTAGGCAACAGCCCTGGCGCGGGGGTCAGCATTCAAGCCGCGAATGAGAACTACGTAGGGGGGGCCGCGGAGGGACAGGGAAACCTGATCTCCGGCAACACCAATGGCGTTTTGCTCTACAACGGGACCGCGGGCGTCTCTATTCAGAACAACGGGATCGGCTTGACGAGCTCGGGCCTCGCCGCCCTGCCGAACACGAGCTACGGCATCGTGTTCCAGGGCGCCAACGGCAACGACATCGGCGGCGATACGGAGGAGGAAGGCAACGTGGTCTCCGGCAACGGGAACGTTGGCATCTATCTGTATGCCGGCGCCAACGGGAACCGCATCCAGGGCAATAGAGTTGGGCTGCAATGGGGCGCAGGGCTTCTGGGCAACGGCAGCGCCGGCATCGCCATCGCGAATAGCTTCGACAACCAGGTTGGCGGCACGGCCGACGGCGCGGAGAACGTGATCGCGGGCAACGCCGGCAGCGGCGTGCATATTTCGGGCACATCGGCGGGCAATCACGTGCTCGGCAACCTGATCGGCGCCGTGCCGTTCGCCCACCCTGATCCGGGCAACGCCGGCCATGGGGTCGAGATCAACGGCGCCAGGGAAAACACGATCGGCGGGACGACCGCGGCCGAAGGCAACGTCATCTCCGGCAACAAGTTGGATGGCGTGTGGATCGGCAACGGCGCCAGAGATAATCGTGTCCAGGGCAACTTCATCGGCCTGACCGGCGCCGGGGGAGCGCTGGGCAACTATTTGCACGGCATCGAGGTGGCGGACGCTGGCGTCAACTTCATCGGCGGGCGCAGCGCCACGCCGGGCGCCGCCCGGCAACGTGATTGCGGCCAACGGCAGCGCCGCGGCCGGCAGTGGGGTCGGCATTGTTCTACACGGGACCACGACCGGCGTCGAAATCAAGGGCAACCTGATTGGCACGAACAGCGCGGGGAGCGCCAACCTGGGCAACCGCAACGCGGGCGTCGCGCTGGTTGGTTCCGACACAGCCTCCAACCTGGTCGGCGGCGAGGATCGCGAGTCGCGCAACGTGATTGCGGGCAACGGTCGCAGCGGTGTGCTGCTGAGCGATCGCGCGGTCAGCAACCGCATCTACGGCAACTTCATCGGCCTGGCCGCGGATGGCACGACGGTGGTGCGCAACGGCCAGCACGGCGTCTCGCTCGAGAACGCGTCCAGCAACTTCATCGGCGCGCCGGCCAACCCCGCCGGCAGCGCGCCCGGCAACGTCATCGCGGGCAACGGCGATGGCAGCCAGGGCAACGGCGTGGGCGTGTTCGTCAGCGCCGGCTCGACGCTGAACAAAATCGAAGGCAACGTCATCGGCGCGGACGCCACCGCCACGCTGGCGCGGCCCAACCGGCTCAGCGGCGTGATTTTGGACGGCGCGGGCACGCGCACCAACCAGGTGGGGCGGGTTGCGGTTGA
- a CDS encoding ATP-binding protein — translation MQKLPIGIQFFDSLREGNFLYVDKTEQIYRLINTGTFVFLSRPRRFGKSLLVSTLQHLFQGHRELFRGLWIEDKVDWRPRPVLVINFNDLDYHEQPLERALTNHLDRLAAEHQVQLQAEHYKDKFQELIVCLSAEQKIVLLIDEYDRAITDLLENEQKVAEHIATLKNFYSVLKTTAANHIHWTFLTGISKYGKLSLFSDLNNLLDITLDERFATLVGYTQEELERYFPDRIEALAARFAVSRAEMVEAIRFWYNGFSWDGKQTLYVPFSTLVFFELQSFENHWFATATPSFLIKLLRSNQVAAYELDEIYADNRLLDSADVNHIDAVSLLFQTGYLTIRERLPSVAGTEYRLGYPNHEVAQAFRQYLLADYLGPRVGALPSSLTGRLQKALRRDSIAEFVLILNSVFASIPHTIHLPLEAYYHSLVYLILSVLGFEVNAEEVMAHGRIDAVLELPNRIYIIEFKMTSAQVALDQIRARGYDQPYRASGKPVVLIGIAFDKEKRAIGDWKSEPAAEQSQRNQ, via the coding sequence ATGCAAAAGCTGCCGATCGGTATCCAGTTCTTCGACTCGCTGCGCGAAGGCAATTTCCTCTACGTTGACAAGACCGAGCAGATCTACCGGCTGATCAACACAGGAACCTTCGTCTTCTTATCGCGGCCGCGACGTTTTGGCAAGTCGCTGCTGGTCTCCACGCTGCAGCATCTCTTCCAGGGACATCGTGAGCTTTTCCGCGGGCTTTGGATCGAAGACAAGGTTGACTGGCGGCCGCGCCCGGTGCTGGTGATCAACTTCAACGATCTGGACTATCACGAACAGCCGTTGGAGCGAGCGCTGACCAATCACCTGGATCGCCTGGCCGCCGAGCATCAGGTTCAACTGCAGGCTGAACACTACAAAGATAAATTCCAGGAACTGATCGTCTGCCTGTCAGCCGAGCAAAAAATCGTTCTGCTCATTGACGAATACGACCGGGCTATCACCGACCTGTTGGAGAACGAGCAGAAGGTGGCCGAGCATATCGCCACCCTGAAAAATTTCTATTCGGTGCTGAAGACCACCGCGGCCAACCATATCCACTGGACTTTCCTGACCGGTATCTCCAAGTACGGCAAGCTGTCGCTCTTTTCCGATCTGAACAACCTGCTCGACATCACCCTGGACGAGCGTTTTGCCACCCTGGTCGGCTATACGCAGGAGGAACTGGAGCGCTACTTCCCCGACCGCATCGAAGCCCTGGCCGCACGCTTCGCCGTCAGCCGGGCGGAGATGGTGGAGGCCATCCGCTTCTGGTACAACGGCTTTTCCTGGGATGGCAAGCAGACGCTCTATGTGCCCTTCTCCACGCTGGTCTTCTTCGAACTGCAGAGCTTCGAGAATCACTGGTTCGCCACCGCCACGCCCAGTTTCTTGATCAAACTCCTGCGCAGCAACCAGGTGGCCGCCTATGAACTGGACGAAATCTATGCCGACAACCGGTTGCTCGATTCGGCCGACGTGAATCACATAGATGCGGTCTCCCTGCTATTTCAGACCGGCTATCTCACCATTCGAGAGAGACTGCCCTCTGTCGCTGGCACCGAATACCGGCTTGGCTACCCCAATCACGAAGTGGCACAGGCTTTCAGGCAATACTTGCTGGCGGATTATCTGGGGCCACGGGTAGGCGCCCTTCCATCTTCCTTGACAGGCAGGCTGCAGAAGGCGCTGCGCCGGGATTCCATCGCCGAATTTGTGCTGATCCTCAATTCGGTCTTTGCCAGCATTCCTCACACCATTCATCTTCCGCTGGAAGCCTACTACCATTCACTGGTCTATCTGATCCTCAGCGTACTTGGCTTCGAGGTGAACGCCGAAGAGGTCATGGCGCATGGCCGTATAGACGCGGTGCTGGAACTGCCCAACAGAATCTACATCATCGAATTCAAGATGACCAGCGCGCAGGTTGCGCTCGATCAGATTCGGGCGCGCGGTTACGATCAGCCCTACCGCGCCAGCGGCAAACCGGTGGTGCTGATCGGCATTGCCTTCGACAAGGAAAAACGCGCCATAGGCGACTGGAAGTCAGAACCGGCGGCTGAACAAAGTCAGAGGAATCAATGA
- a CDS encoding recombinase family protein, which yields MRKDLYFLDEAVSGAKLDRPALDRLRDREGEGCYQVVICLSPDRLARVYMLQVLLLEEFRQAGIQMLFVNQPPVSDSPQSQLLFGIQGLFAEYERAVIAERMRRGRLHCARQGAMVNPKTPYGYDYVPKTGREGGRWEINAEEARVVRQIYAWYTQSEPMTIQEITDRLNRDGLQPRRGKCWRSSLIETSCDKPNIPDWLTTIAPKRCIMRWGDCVKLGMASVFAR from the coding sequence TTGCGAAAGGACTTGTATTTTCTGGACGAGGCGGTGAGCGGGGCGAAATTGGATCGTCCGGCGCTGGATCGGTTACGAGACCGAGAAGGTGAAGGCTGTTACCAGGTGGTGATCTGCCTGAGTCCAGATCGGTTGGCAAGGGTGTACATGTTGCAGGTGCTTCTGCTGGAAGAATTTCGGCAAGCCGGGATACAAATGTTGTTTGTGAACCAGCCTCCGGTGAGCGATAGCCCGCAGAGCCAACTGTTGTTCGGCATTCAAGGGTTGTTTGCCGAGTATGAACGGGCTGTGATTGCCGAACGGATGCGGCGAGGGCGTCTGCATTGCGCACGTCAGGGAGCAATGGTCAACCCAAAGACCCCATATGGGTATGATTACGTGCCCAAAACAGGGAGGGAAGGCGGGCGTTGGGAAATCAATGCCGAAGAAGCCAGGGTCGTGCGTCAAATTTACGCCTGGTATACCCAATCCGAGCCGATGACTATTCAAGAAATCACAGATCGCTTGAATCGAGACGGCCTCCAACCGCGTCGCGGGAAGTGCTGGCGCAGTAGCCTGATTGAAACATCCTGCGACAAACCCAATATACCGGATTGGCTTACTACAATCGCACCGAAAAGGTGTATCATGAGGTGGGGCGATTGCGTAAAATTGGGCATGGCAAGCGTCTTTGCCCGGTGA
- a CDS encoding SRPBCC family protein — MTNPGAERPLSNSNPNTHAAVLDASLAGLLTARVYYSFTTIWQLAAPVAPIWTAITEVERWPQWWRGVEAVVRLRRGDSRGIGAAHHYTWKSKLPYRLTFVMETTCIEPFRRIEGRATGELEGTGYWTFSEANGITTARYDWNVTTTKRWMNLLAPLARPFFAWNHDIVMAWGRERAVRLTDCAPASLASTASQA; from the coding sequence ATGACGAACCCAGGCGCCGAGAGACCGCTTTCCAATTCCAATCCCAACACTCATGCCGCCGTTCTCGACGCCAGCCTGGCCGGTCTGTTGACAGCCCGCGTATACTATTCTTTTACCACCATCTGGCAACTCGCCGCACCGGTTGCCCCCATCTGGACGGCGATTACCGAGGTTGAGCGATGGCCGCAGTGGTGGCGGGGGGTCGAGGCGGTCGTCCGCCTGCGCCGCGGGGACAGCCGCGGGATCGGCGCCGCCCACCACTACACCTGGAAGAGCAAGCTGCCTTATCGTCTCACCTTCGTGATGGAGACAACCTGCATCGAACCGTTCCGGCGCATCGAGGGCCGCGCCACAGGCGAGTTGGAAGGGACCGGTTACTGGACCTTCAGCGAAGCCAATGGCATCACGACTGCGCGCTACGATTGGAACGTGACGACCACCAAGCGCTGGATGAATCTCCTGGCGCCGCTCGCGCGACCGTTCTTCGCCTGGAACCACGACATCGTCATGGCGTGGGGCCGCGAAAGGGCTGTCCGCCTTACTGACTGCGCCCCTGCAAGCCTGGCCTCGACGGCCAGCCAGGCCTGA
- a CDS encoding right-handed parallel beta-helix repeat-containing protein: protein MMGSAPGNTISGNGLIGAQGHGIAIAGPNAMGNVVRGNLVGTDATGTRALGNGLNGVYLQGAPGNTIGGETLVGIASPRNVIAANGQAGVKIEGAGASGNKVLGNSIGVNAAGTVALSNGSDGVVVQGAPGNIIGGAAAPAGALPGNVISGNSGNGVGIYGTAASGNKVLGNLIGPDAVGAASLGNTRAGVAVDSASGNTIGGPRSGAGPQPGNVISGNGEDGIQLTRPGATTNTVQGNFIGAAADGTSALGNDGHGVFFTLGASENDIGGAGAGEGNVIAHNAGAGVFADSGRTNTFAVNSIFANDSLGLDLAPAGATANDSGDADDGPNRLQNFPLLLTLSANRKTLTGSINSQPSQSYRLEFFASPTCDPSGYGEGGTFLGATTATTNASGNAAFSATFVNAVPAGDQMTATATDPNGNTSEFSRCFDGATPIVDAIEPASASAGINVEVTILGYFFQPGLQAAVGSSIVQGLQHLPDETAPPFRARVRGTLVAGLAPGARCNRDQSQRPGRRTRPGIHRAVGCQPRAGRGHRHLRPLHLARGDFSQLSLRGLMCTTRKHHSRGADLRRPAEQRHPGGQPGQPAGRHDPCVQFFRRRTLPRRGEHPQHGPGRRRDQAGRLVRWRHHDRDCAERPAGLH, encoded by the coding sequence GTGATGGGGTCGGCGCCGGGCAACACCATCTCCGGCAACGGGCTGATCGGCGCGCAAGGGCACGGCATTGCGATTGCCGGCCCCAATGCCATGGGCAATGTCGTGCGGGGCAACCTGGTTGGCACGGACGCGACGGGCACACGGGCCCTGGGCAACGGCCTGAACGGCGTCTATCTTCAAGGCGCGCCGGGCAACACCATCGGCGGCGAAACGTTGGTCGGCATCGCCTCGCCGCGCAACGTGATTGCAGCCAACGGCCAGGCGGGTGTGAAGATCGAAGGCGCGGGCGCCAGCGGCAACAAGGTGCTGGGCAATTCCATCGGCGTGAACGCGGCGGGCACGGTCGCTCTGAGCAACGGGAGTGATGGCGTCGTCGTGCAGGGTGCGCCGGGTAACATCATCGGCGGAGCAGCGGCGCCGGCGGGCGCGCTGCCCGGCAATGTCATCTCTGGCAACAGCGGCAACGGCGTGGGCATCTATGGCACGGCCGCCAGTGGCAACAAAGTGCTGGGCAACCTGATCGGCCCGGACGCGGTGGGCGCGGCCAGTTTGGGCAACACCCGTGCGGGCGTGGCCGTTGACAGCGCCAGTGGCAACACCATCGGCGGGCCGCGCAGCGGCGCAGGCCCTCAGCCGGGCAACGTCATCTCCGGCAACGGCGAGGACGGCATCCAACTGACGCGGCCGGGCGCAACCACAAATACCGTGCAAGGCAATTTCATCGGCGCCGCAGCGGACGGAACGAGCGCGCTGGGGAATGATGGTCATGGCGTTTTCTTCACCCTGGGCGCGAGTGAGAACGACATCGGCGGCGCGGGAGCGGGCGAAGGCAATGTCATCGCCCATAACGCCGGGGCGGGCGTCTTCGCCGATTCTGGCCGGACCAACACCTTCGCGGTCAACAGCATCTTCGCCAACGACAGCCTGGGCCTCGACCTGGCGCCGGCCGGGGCGACGGCCAACGACAGCGGTGACGCGGACGATGGCCCCAACCGCCTGCAGAACTTCCCGCTGCTGCTGACCCTCTCCGCCAACCGCAAGACCCTGACCGGCTCCATCAACAGCCAGCCCTCGCAGAGCTATCGGCTGGAATTCTTCGCCAGCCCCACCTGCGATCCTTCGGGTTACGGCGAGGGTGGGACGTTCCTGGGCGCAACTACGGCCACCACCAACGCCTCGGGCAATGCCGCGTTCTCGGCCACCTTCGTCAATGCGGTGCCGGCCGGTGACCAGATGACGGCCACCGCCACGGACCCCAACGGCAACACCTCGGAGTTCTCGCGCTGTTTCGACGGCGCGACCCCGATCGTAGATGCCATCGAACCGGCGTCAGCCAGCGCGGGCATCAACGTCGAAGTCACCATCCTGGGCTACTTCTTCCAGCCCGGCTTGCAGGCGGCGGTGGGGTCGAGCATCGTGCAGGGCCTTCAGCACTTGCCCGACGAGACAGCGCCGCCCTTCCGCGCGCGCGTGCGCGGAACGCTGGTCGCGGGCCTGGCGCCAGGCGCGCGATGTAACCGTGACCAATCCCAACGGCCGGGCAGGCGTACTCGCCCAGGGATTCACCGTGCGGTCGGATGTCAGCCGCGGGCTGGGCGCGGCCACCGTCACCTACGGCCCCTACACCTGGCGCGGGGTGACTTCAGCCAACTATCCCTTCGTGGTCTCATGTGTACCACACGCAAGCATCACAGTCGAGGAGCCGATCTACGGCGACCCGCCGAGCAGCGTCACCCTGGTGGACAGCCAGGGCAACCTGCTGGGCGTCATGACCCGTGTGTCCAATTTTTCCGGCGGCGGACTCTACCGCGGCGCGGCGAGCATCCCCAACACGGCCCTGGGCGTCGTCGTGACCAAGCGGGTCGTCTGGTCCGATGGCGTCACCATGACCGAGACTGTGCTGAGCGGCCGGCTGGCCTGCATTGA